The Halobacillus amylolyticus nucleotide sequence TGTTTATGGAAGGCGGTATGAAAAGCTGGAGTGAACATCTTGAACCCTTGGAGATCGGAACTGTCTCAGGCGGTCGTCTTTATCAGTTTGTTCGAATCGGGAAAGGCTGCCTATCTTATTTGATTGAATCGGACGGTGAAGCAGTGATTGTCGACCCGGCAAGAGACATTAAGGTTTATGAAGACTTTGCCGCTGAGAAAAACCTTACGATCAAGCATGTAATCGACACACACTTGCATGCGGATCATATTTCCGGAGGACGTACGCTTCAAGAAAAAACGGGAGCCACTTATTGGTTGCCACCAAAAGATGCAGAATCCGTGAACTTCTCCTATCAACCATTGAAAGAAGAAAGCGATATTGTCTTTGGCAATGGAGAAGTAAAAGTCGAAGTGCTTTATTCACCGGGGCATACTATTGGCAGCACGTCCCTCATCGTCAATGATCAGTACTTGTTAACTGGTGATATTTTGTTTGTCGCCTCCATCGGCCGACCAGATTTGGCCGGGAAGGCAGGAGATTGGGCGAGCTATCTTCGAGAGACACTATATCAACGATATAAAGAATTGTCTGATCAGTTGATTGTTCTTCCGGCACACTTTGGACAGCCGAGTGAACTGAATAAGGACGGTAGCGTTCAAGCAACACTGGGTACGTTGTATCAAGAAAATCCAGGGTTGAAGATTGATGATGAATCCACTTTCAAAAAGCAAGTATCTGAAAATCTTCCGCCACAACCAAATAGTTACCAGGACATTCGTGAAACAAACATGGGGCAACAAACGCCTGATGAATCAAAACAAAGCGAAATGGAAATTGGACCAAACCGCTGTGCCGTAAACGGTTAATCAATCAAAGGAGGAATAAAAAATGAGTATCAAAGCAGACCAAACATTAGACGCTAAAGGGCTGGCTTGCCCGATGCCAATCGTCAAAACAAAGAAAGCCATCGATCAATTGGATGCCGGACAGGTGCTGGAGATCCATGCCACGGATAAAGGAGCAAAAAGTGATCTGTCCGCATGGGCCAAGTCAGGTAATCATGAATTACTGCAAGATACAGAAGAAGAAGGCGTTTTGAAGTTTTGGATTAAAAAAGGTTAAACAGCAATGAACAAGGGTCCATTGTGGCCCTTTTTATTGATTAAGGGGGGAGAGGATGGACCTAGCTTTTATTGTAACGATATTTCTCATTGGCTTTATAGGGTCCTTATTGTCCGGAATGCTAGGCATCGGCGGCGCCATTATCAACTACCCCATGTTGCTGTATATCCCGGTCTTATTGGGATTTGCAGGATTTAATGCTTATGAAGTCTCAGGTATTGTAGCTGTACAGGTGTTTTTTGCGACATTATCAGGGGTTTGGGTCTACCGAAAAGGTGGTTATTTAAACAAAAGTTTGATTGTAACCATGGGGATCAGCATTTTAATTGGGAGTTTGATCGGTGGGTTTGGCTCTCGCTTACTAACCGAAGAAGGGATCAACCTTGTATACGGAACATTGGCTGTCATGGCTACTGTTATGATGTTCGTCCGTAAAGAAGGAATAGATGAACCCCATATTGAGCCACTCGATTATAACAAAATAGTGGCAGCTGTTCTGACCTTTGCTGTCGGGATTGGTGCAGGCATTGTTGGTGCAGGCGGGGCTTTTCTTCTCGTTCCTATCATGTTAGTTGTTTTAAAAATTCCAACAAGAATTACGATCGCTACTTCATTAGCGGTAACGTTTATTTCCTCCATCGGTGCAACAACGGGGAAAATAGCAACAGGCCAAGTTCCATTCATTCCAGCCCTTGTCATGGTTGTAGCTAGCTTGATTGCCTCACCGCTAGGTGCAACAGTAGGTAAAAAGATCAATAGCAAGTATTTGCAAAGAATATTGGCATTATTAATTTTAGCTACAACGATTAAAATCTGGTTTGATATTTTATATTAATTTTTAACGGTCTCAATATAGGAGCCAAGTGCAGGATGATATTCTTTTTCGTAATGGCCTTGTGGGCAGGATTTAACAATTTGGCTAGAGAGTAGGCTCGTTTGGCCGATTGTTAATGGTTCTTTGCATTTTGGGCATTTTTCAGTAAAAAGATTCTTTATGACCATTCTTTAAACCTCCTCATATATAATAAATATATCAAAACCAATCTGTATACTTGGTATTATACCAGGAAAATAGAAATGATGAAAACGATTGACAACTATGCCATTAAGGCAAAATTGGTTTAAGATGATACGTTAAAGGGGATTTTTATTAAGAGTTATAAGAAAGGGGATAGTTTGATGTTTCATTATACAGTGGAGGCCAATCATTCGGTTGGGGAAACAGTACAAGTGTTAGAAGGGATACTGAAGGACGAAAAGTTTGGGGTTCTATGGGATTTCGATATTAAGGAGACTCTGGAGAAAAAAGGATTCGATTACGATCGCAACTACAGAGTGCTTGAAGTTTGTAATCCTGAGGCGGCAAAAGAAGTTTTAACACAGAATCATATGGTTGGTTACTTTCTACCTTGTAAAATTGTTGTATATGAAGATCAAGGGAAGACCAATATAGGGATGCCGAGGCCAACGGCGCTTATTGATCTTACAGGAGACGAATCATTAAAAGCATTTGCAGAAGACATTGAATCTAAGCTTGTGACATGTATGGACAAAGCAGCCACCGAGGAGTAACTATGTAGACTTATTCAATTTAAAAAGCACATTTGTGAGCAACGAAAGCCCAATTTATTGGTTTTTATAATCGATGAATTGGGCTTTAAGGTATCAGACAGGAGGAATATGAAATGGCATATACCTCCTGGCCATCTCGCGTTACTGATATTACAAAAAAATACGATAGTTGGTTAACTACCGCATCTTCATTCCTTCCATTCTCTTTAGTCGCTCATCAATCATATCCACTTTTTCTTTAATTTGTCTGGTTGTCTTCATATGTTCCATCATCATTTGTTTCATTTGATCCATTTTGTCCATTTCCATCATCGGCATATTCATTTCCGTTCGTCCTGTGTAATAAGGGTAATAATGTGGGGGCTGAGAATACAATTTTTCATCACTCCTATAATGGGTGTTTTCACATTATTATATGGATACCTCCAATACATGTGCTTTCTTTAGCTTTCAATGTTCTTTAGAGTACACCCTGTGCAGACAAATAAAAACCCTGTAATATCAGGGGTGTGAAATGTCCATTCAGGGTTGTTCAACATAATTGAGGTGAAAATCATGATATTTGGATACGCATGGTTATGTTTCAACGAGCAAAATTTAGACCGTCAGGCTTGAGAGTTAGAAGCCTATGGTTGTGAAGATATTGCTTTGAAAAATAAAGTCGGATTATGGAGTGGCCATAATATAATAATGAAAAATGAGCCTTTTCCAGATGGAATTGTTCCGTAAACGGAGGGGGATTATGGATAAGTCGTCATTTGAAACCATTTGTACATAAAAACGTATATCTTAACATAAAAAAAGTTGCATCGGTTTTATTTAAGTTGATGTACAATATAAGAAATGGAGGTAAACAATATGGGATTACTAGACCCTTCAACGTTTACAGGGGCCCTTTTAATAGGTGTCATTGCTGGTCTTATCACCGGTGGATCTGGAGGATTTTTCTATGCTAAAAAAATATATAAAGTTGATCAAAGTTCAACGATAGATAAAAGCACTAACGTCAATCAAAAGGGAATAGGGCAAAAATCGGAAATTAATAATTATCGAGATAGGGAGTAAGGAGTGTTTTTATGTCAGATGAAATAAAAGATCAAAGGATAACTGTTAACCAAAAAGGGGTTGGACAATCTTCTACTATAAATATGATTAATCAAAGAAGTATGGAGCGAATTCATGAACTTTTGGAAAAGGGAAAAGTAGTTGAAGCAGCAGATGAAATGAACCAGGGTTTACAGTTAGCTCAGAATAAACATCCTTATGCTCCATGGTATAAGTTTGGGAGTAAAATGGTAGGGGATCGTATGATATTCACTCATGTTCCTGTAAGTCCAGACTCATTAGAACGTTATCCTATGGAAACGAAAGGTAAATTTAGTGTTGTAAAGAAAGAGGAATACAAGGGAAAATCCTTAATGAGATTACTTGAAGAAGACTATTTCAAAGGACAAGGGATAGAAGTTGAAATGCTGTCACTAGATGTTTTTATAGATGGTAATCACGTGGGTTCTGAATTAAAGCAACTCCCTCCTACAGGTAAATGGATAATTTCTGCTTCCGAAGAACCTCCAATCATTCCGGTGAAGCTATATTTCAAAGATGAATATGTATCTATATTAGACTACGTATTGTTAAGAACATATGACTATGATCAAGACAAAAATATATTATATTTCTCAAACGAACAACAACAAGTCCCTTACTTATTGAAAATTTTTATAGATAGTAATTCGTCAAAAATCAATTTCAACTATTCTATCCGTGAAGAATATAGCAAGAATGTTATGGCAAATCTAAACTATTGTTTGTTTATACAGAAAACTTCTAGGCCGACGAAAATTGCAATGCGAGACTTAGAACAGGATAGTGATATATTCGTTGCGAACAATACATATAAAGCTGAGGAGACAATCTCTGGGATTGATTATGAAATTCGTTTTCTAGAAAAGTTAAGAGAAATTGAAGAAAATTTTGGAGTAGAATTCACTTTACCTAATCGAGAAGTCACTAAAGACGAGGAAGATGCTTTAGATTACTTGTACCTCATCAGCTCTGGAGAGAAAATCGAAGAAACATTTAATAATCTTACTTTTAGGACGAGTAGTAAAAATTCTGTGCAAAATATAATTTACCATCATAAAGAAACTAAAGAAGGACTAAAATCAACATTTCAGATTGGAATACAAACTATCGATCTATTCGGCTGCCACTTTGATGTGACCGGTCATACCTTTTATCAAGACTTTGACAATGTTAAATTAACAAAGGTACGTAAACTTGAAAACCTTGTCGAACATATGGACGAAGACGATGAAGTTGAGGTTGGTATTCATTTCGTCCCCGCATCTAATAATAAAATGGTTTTCTACTCAATAAAAAAGCCTTTCCATAAACCCCTTTTGGAAAAAAGTTATTAAATTGTTATTAAACTAACCGGACAAATTTGGTAAATGTATTACACTAAGTGAAACTTATAATAAGGCTTACTTTATTCATCAGCAGAACAATTTTTAATGTAATGAGGGATGGTCATGCGGAAAAGGAGAATTTGTGTTCTAGCAGGAAACGGTTTGACGATTGACCTTATTAAGCACTTGGCTCTAGATATTGATCCTGCTTCTCCTCTAAAATCTTTTCATAGCCCTGATATAGATTTTAGTTCTTTTATTCATCAGTTACGATCTATAGAAGATGAATTATTGCCTCTTTCTCAAAATCAATCAGATTTTGATGCGATGAATCAATTCCTGAATTATGGCAATTGGGATAATGGCTCAAAAGAGTCTGATCTCAGAAAATTTTTGGCTTTATCATATTCAACACTTCAACTAGAAATTGACAAATATAAGTTATTTGATTGGTCATGGATGAAATGGATGAAAAAATATAGAAAAGATATTGTAGGTTTTGTATCTTTTAATTATGATTTGATTCTGGAAAAAACTTTTAGATTTGCTGATCCTTCGAGAGGTTATTTTAGAATGGGCACTAATAATGAACGAGGCGGAGTTCCATTTTTCAAACCACACGGTTCTATAGATTTCGAGTTACCCATTGGTATTGGCTTTGGAGATGAAGATTCTGCTTGGAGCTCTTCCTTAACTGGTAACCAGGTTTTAGATGAAAATGGAAATGGATATATTACCTCAATTCCTTATGACGATGTTACCCAATATAGAAAGCAACCAGATATAATCCCTCCAACTCAAGAAAACTATCATGAAAAGATGTCATGGGTACAAGGTTTATTTAAAAATTACTCTGACTTTACTAAATATTTTGATGTCAATACATTTGTAATCGTAGGACACTCATGTGCTGATGTAGATAGAAAAGAAATAAATTATTTTATAAGACAGTTGCCTAGAGGGTGTTCTTTTTATATTGTTAATCCTTCATATGAATCTAATTTGATAAAAGAACTTGTATCTTTTATCGAATCTGAAGGGCATAAAGTAAAAAAATTAATTAAGTATGGACCACCATCCTTATAAATTGAACCTAACAAAATGTCTGTTTTTGTTTATTTCGGTTACCCCGACTGGAATGTTATTTAACACAATCACATAAATAAGTTTATATAAAAACATACTTTTATAATTAGGTTCTCGATCTTCAACAATCACATCATACTCTTTGGAAGAAATTCTTCGTTGGGAAAACTAATGGGATCTAACGATTACTTAAATATCTATAAAAAGTAGCTCTGCTAATGTCAGCTGCATTGAGTATTTCCTCTATACTATACTCTCTACTATCATACATTCGAAAGGCCATATCCAATTTGGATTGGTCTTTTTTTGGTCGACCTCCTTTTCTTCCGCGGGCTCTAGCTGCATCCAATCCGGACCTTGTCCGTTCAGATATAATGTCACGTTCAAACTGCGCTAATCCACTAAAAATCGTGAACACCAATTTTCCCATCGCTGTTGTGGTATCAATATTTTCATTAATAGAAACAAAGTTAATGCCCTTATCCTGGAAGCCATTGATTAGATCAACTAAGTGTTTTGTGCTACGACCAATTCGATCGAGTTTATAAACGACCACCGTATCACCTTCACGTAGATACTTCATCATTTCTGTAAATGCTGGGCGATCTTTTTTCGTTCCTGTGATTTTTTCTGAGTAGATGTTTTTCTTTTCTACACCATATTTATTTAACGCGTCAAATTGCATATGTAAATTTTGATCTTTTGTACTGACCCGAGCATACCCAAATAACATATTTTGTAACCCCTTTTGAAATTCGTTACATATATGTTATCAAAAAGGTTATTTAATGTACATATTAATACTTTGTTTTTGATACGACTTTTGAAACTGGTATATCAAGGATTGAGGAACAAAATATCTTCTTTGGAGGATTGTTATCAAAAACGAACGTTACTGATAACGTATGTTGATCCGGTATAGATTTTATGATTGGATCGATAAAAGGTGACCTTAAAAATAAACGAGCGGGTGATTTTAATGGATAGTATTGTAGAATTTATTTCAAGTATAGTCCTTATTTTTGGTTGGTTTACCCTGACCGTTGGGGCGATCGGTAGTATTGTGTCACTTTTTTTAGGAGGTATATGGATAATCGTTCCATTCTTAGTTGGGGTTACTGGAATTATTGGCATCTGGATTTCAAAAGTGTTAATAGGAATTATAGATTAATGTCTAATTGGGGCATGTGTACATCACAGTAGTTTTAGTATAAAAGTGAAACACTGTTGTTGAGTGGAAATAAAGTTGTTCAGCAATCGGGCCACGTTCGACAAGTTGTAACTGCTAGACTAAACTAGACAGATTTTGATTGATAGATTTGAACACTTTTTTCTCAATTCGGTTTATCATGGCGCTTGATCCAGTCACAGGTACGATTATAGGATTAATCATTCTTTGGGCAGCGTGGGGAATCTTTAAAGAAACCGCCTTAATTTTAACTGATGGGATCGATCCAGAAGAGATAAGCCAATACAAAGAATCGCTATCGGATGTTCAGGAAATAGTGAAGGTCAATGATGTGAAAGCGAGAGTTTCGGGAAATAAGGTTATTATTGATGTTGCTATTACTCTTCAATCAGATTTAACAATAAAGGAAATGACTCATGTAAGCGAAAAAATTAAAGAATTGATGCAACAGCAACATAACAGCCTCATGACATTTGTTGAGATACAATCTTCAGTTAAATAATTGTTAACTGGAGGTTTTTATATCTTCGCAAAACCTAAACCGAAAACAAAATGAAATTAACAAGCTGAAGTAAATTAGTTGATAAAAAGTGTTGTGTCGCATATTATAATAATCAAATGATTATTTGATTAAGGGGTGGAAAAATGAGTTCTAGTGATCGCTGCGAAATATTTTGCTTTGATGAAAAAAAGGTCAATCGCGTGCAAAGCCAACTGGATGAAATAGATTTTGAATCTACAGTGACGATATTTAAAGCTCTTGGTGATCCAACGAGAATCAAAATTGCCTTTGCTCTGACACAAGAGGAAGAGTTATGTGTGTGTGACGTTGCCAATATTATCGGTTCTTCGCTGGCTACGGCCTCTCACCATCTTCGATTACTGCGAAATCTGGGTATTGCAGGTTACCGAAAAGAAGGGAAGTTGGTTTTTTACTCGTTAAAAAATAAACATCTTGGATCTTTAATTCCAACCGTTTTAGAGCATCAACAGGAAGAAGTGGTTTCAAATGGCTGACAGTGTACAAATGACAGAACCAAAAACGAATTTTCGTGTTCAGGGTTTTACCTGAGCAGATTGTGCTGCTCAGTTTGAGCAGAATGTCAAAGATTTGCCGGGCGTACAAGATGCCAAAGTGAATTTTGGTGCTTCCAAAATCTCTGTTTACGGAGAGGCTTCCTTGGAAGAGGTTGAAAAAGCAGGAGCCTTTGAAGGATACAAAATTTATAATGAAAATGAACAAGTCGCTGACGAGAAGGTTCCATTTTGGAAAAATAAAGCGATGATTCAAATTGCCTTGGCAAGTGTGTTGGTGTTAGTAGGCTGGTTGCTGAGTCTTAATACGGGAGAAGAGAATGTGGTACCCATTCTCTTTTATGGTTCAGCTATGGTAATCGGGGGCTATGGTTTATTTTTTAAAGGACTTCGCAATTTAGTGCGTTTTAGATTTGATATGAACACTTTGATGACCGTAGCAATCATTGGGGCTGCCGTGATTGGGGAATGGAGTGAAGGTGCGATTGTCGTATTGTTGTTTGCGATTAGTGAAGCACTTGAGGCTTACTCCATGGATAAAGCCCGTAACTCCATACGTGACCTGATGGACATCGCACCCAAAGAAGCTCTCATTCGCCGAGGGAATGAAGAAATGACGGTATCCGTCGATGATATTCAAATTGACGACATTATGATCGTCAAACCCGGACAAAAGTTGGCCATGGACGGTTTGGTTGTCAAAGGAACATCAACCATCAATCAGGCAGCTATTACCGGTGAATCGATTCCAGTTTCCAAATCAAAGGATGAAGAAGTCTTTGCCGGGACCTTAAACGAAGAAGGATTGTTGGAAGTCCGTGTCACGAAACGGGTGGAAGACACGACCATTGCTAAAATCATTCATATGGTTGAAGAAGCCCAAGCTGAACGTGCGCCTTCTCAAGCTTTTGTCGATCGTTTTGCGAAGTATTATACGCCGGCGGTCATTATTGCCGCCTTTTTAATTGCCATTATCCCTCCTCTTCTCTTTAACGGGGGATGGAGCGAATGGATTTATACCGGGCTTGCGGTTTTAGTTGTCGGTTGTCCTTGTGCACTGGTGATTTCAACCCCCGTATCAATCGTCACTGCAATTGGGAATTCTGCCCGAAATGGCGTGCTCATTAAAGGCGGTGTGTATCTTGAAGAAGCCGGCGCACTATCTGCGATTGCCTTTGACAAAACTGGTACGTTGACCAAAGGGGTTCCTGAAGTAACCGATCTCGTTTATTTAGAAGAAGAAGAAAACTGTGAGCTTTTGGGCATTGCGGCCGCCATTGAAAAAGGCTCCCAACACCCGTTAGCCGCAGCCATCGTTCAAAAAGCTGAGGATGAGCAATTAGATATAAGTTCTTGGTCGATCGATGAATTTAATTCTTTGACCGGTAAAGGTGTTCAAGCCAAAGTCAACGACGCGACCTACTATGTCGGCAGTCCGAAACTCTTTAACGAATTGTTGTCATCGGGACTTAATAGCGAGGTATCATCTCAAATTGAAACGCTACAAAAACAAGGTAAAACCGTAATGGGACTTGGAACGAACGAGAAGATTCTCTTACTCATTGCTGTAGCTGATCCGATTCGGGAAAGCAGTCAGGAAATTATTCAGAAACTTCATCAACTCGGGATCAAAGAAACCATCATGCTTACCGGGGATAACGAAAATACAGCTCTGGCGATTGGAAAACAACTTGGCATAAGCAAGGTAAAAGCAGAGCTGCTTCCTGAAGATAAGCTGAATGCGATTAAGGAATTAAAGGAACAGCATAAGGTGGCCATGATTGGTGATGGCGTTAATGATGCGCCCGCACTAGCTACAGCCGACTTAGGTATTGCCATGGGAGGGGCTGGGACCGATACGGCTCTTGAGACAGCAGATATTGCTCTTATGGCTGATGACCTAGATAAACTGCCGTTTACCGTCAAGTTAAGCCGAAAGGCATTGCAAATCATAAAACAAAACATCAGCTTCTCGCTAATTGTAAAGGCTGTGGCTTTATTGCTAATCATTCCGGGATGGCTAACTTTATGGATTGCTATTCTGGCAGATATGGGAGCAACACTACTGGTCACCTTAAATGGGCTTAGGCTCCTTAGAACAAAAGAATAATGCAGAAAAAATATCTGAAAGTCGGTCATTTTACTAAGATGACCGACTTTCTATCAAGAGGGATTCTAACAATGAAAAATACCTCCAACCAGACGAAATACAAACTCTTAGCACCGGCCTACGACCTTTTTATGGGTAATCGATTCTTTCTAAATGCACGGAAGAAGGCATTTGAGAACATTCAATTTAAAGGAAACGATCGCGTGCTTCTGGCAGGTGTAGGGACTGGCAAGACCTCCGTTTGCTTCCAGACCATATAAATATTGTGGGCATTGATATTTCTGAAGGGATGCTTGCCCGTGCAAAGGAAAAAAGACCAAATGCAGAAACTCAACTTATGTTGATGAACGCTGAGCAGCTAGATTTTAAAAATGAATCTTTTGATGTTGTGGTACTTCATTTGATTTTAAGTGTCGTAGAACATCCCAACCAAGCGCTGATGGAAGCATTACGGGTTGTAAAACAAGACGGTAGGATCTTAATTTTTGATAAATTTTTACCCAATGGCCAAAATCCTTCGATAGTCCGAAAGCTATTTAATATTTTTAGTACAACAATAGGAACAGACATTAATCGTAACTTTGGAGAAATCAGT carries:
- a CDS encoding MBL fold metallo-hydrolase, whose translation is MSLRKATAKEIAQKVINRDGLFILDVRNESEFNDWRIEGPQVEVINKPYFELLEGVDPIIDKLPKDQQILVVCAKEGSSEFVGEMVVEAGFDDVMFMEGGMKSWSEHLEPLEIGTVSGGRLYQFVRIGKGCLSYLIESDGEAVIVDPARDIKVYEDFAAEKNLTIKHVIDTHLHADHISGGRTLQEKTGATYWLPPKDAESVNFSYQPLKEESDIVFGNGEVKVEVLYSPGHTIGSTSLIVNDQYLLTGDILFVASIGRPDLAGKAGDWASYLRETLYQRYKELSDQLIVLPAHFGQPSELNKDGSVQATLGTLYQENPGLKIDDESTFKKQVSENLPPQPNSYQDIRETNMGQQTPDESKQSEMEIGPNRCAVNG
- a CDS encoding sulfurtransferase TusA family protein; its protein translation is MSIKADQTLDAKGLACPMPIVKTKKAIDQLDAGQVLEIHATDKGAKSDLSAWAKSGNHELLQDTEEEGVLKFWIKKG
- a CDS encoding sulfite exporter TauE/SafE family protein, with the protein product MDLAFIVTIFLIGFIGSLLSGMLGIGGAIINYPMLLYIPVLLGFAGFNAYEVSGIVAVQVFFATLSGVWVYRKGGYLNKSLIVTMGISILIGSLIGGFGSRLLTEEGINLVYGTLAVMATVMMFVRKEGIDEPHIEPLDYNKIVAAVLTFAVGIGAGIVGAGGAFLLVPIMLVVLKIPTRITIATSLAVTFISSIGATTGKIATGQVPFIPALVMVVASLIASPLGATVGKKINSKYLQRILALLILATTIKIWFDILY
- a CDS encoding DUF302 domain-containing protein, yielding MFHYTVEANHSVGETVQVLEGILKDEKFGVLWDFDIKETLEKKGFDYDRNYRVLEVCNPEAAKEVLTQNHMVGYFLPCKIVVYEDQGKTNIGMPRPTALIDLTGDESLKAFAEDIESKLVTCMDKAATEE
- a CDS encoding AbiH family protein, whose translation is MRKRRICVLAGNGLTIDLIKHLALDIDPASPLKSFHSPDIDFSSFIHQLRSIEDELLPLSQNQSDFDAMNQFLNYGNWDNGSKESDLRKFLALSYSTLQLEIDKYKLFDWSWMKWMKKYRKDIVGFVSFNYDLILEKTFRFADPSRGYFRMGTNNERGGVPFFKPHGSIDFELPIGIGFGDEDSAWSSSLTGNQVLDENGNGYITSIPYDDVTQYRKQPDIIPPTQENYHEKMSWVQGLFKNYSDFTKYFDVNTFVIVGHSCADVDRKEINYFIRQLPRGCSFYIVNPSYESNLIKELVSFIESEGHKVKKLIKYGPPSL
- a CDS encoding recombinase family protein — encoded protein: MLFGYARVSTKDQNLHMQFDALNKYGVEKKNIYSEKITGTKKDRPAFTEMMKYLREGDTVVVYKLDRIGRSTKHLVDLINGFQDKGINFVSINENIDTTTAMGKLVFTIFSGLAQFERDIISERTRSGLDAARARGRKGGRPKKDQSKLDMAFRMYDSREYSIEEILNAADISRATFYRYLSNR
- a CDS encoding cation transporter dimerization domain-containing protein produces the protein MNTFFSIRFIMALDPVTGTIIGLIILWAAWGIFKETALILTDGIDPEEISQYKESLSDVQEIVKVNDVKARVSGNKVIIDVAITLQSDLTIKEMTHVSEKIKELMQQQHNSLMTFVEIQSSVK
- a CDS encoding ArsR/SmtB family transcription factor, with product MSSSDRCEIFCFDEKKVNRVQSQLDEIDFESTVTIFKALGDPTRIKIAFALTQEEELCVCDVANIIGSSLATASHHLRLLRNLGIAGYRKEGKLVFYSLKNKHLGSLIPTVLEHQQEEVVSNG
- a CDS encoding heavy metal translocating P-type ATPase, yielding MADSVQMTEPKTNFRVQGFTUADCAAQFEQNVKDLPGVQDAKVNFGASKISVYGEASLEEVEKAGAFEGYKIYNENEQVADEKVPFWKNKAMIQIALASVLVLVGWLLSLNTGEENVVPILFYGSAMVIGGYGLFFKGLRNLVRFRFDMNTLMTVAIIGAAVIGEWSEGAIVVLLFAISEALEAYSMDKARNSIRDLMDIAPKEALIRRGNEEMTVSVDDIQIDDIMIVKPGQKLAMDGLVVKGTSTINQAAITGESIPVSKSKDEEVFAGTLNEEGLLEVRVTKRVEDTTIAKIIHMVEEAQAERAPSQAFVDRFAKYYTPAVIIAAFLIAIIPPLLFNGGWSEWIYTGLAVLVVGCPCALVISTPVSIVTAIGNSARNGVLIKGGVYLEEAGALSAIAFDKTGTLTKGVPEVTDLVYLEEEENCELLGIAAAIEKGSQHPLAAAIVQKAEDEQLDISSWSIDEFNSLTGKGVQAKVNDATYYVGSPKLFNELLSSGLNSEVSSQIETLQKQGKTVMGLGTNEKILLLIAVADPIRESSQEIIQKLHQLGIKETIMLTGDNENTALAIGKQLGISKVKAELLPEDKLNAIKELKEQHKVAMIGDGVNDAPALATADLGIAMGGAGTDTALETADIALMADDLDKLPFTVKLSRKALQIIKQNISFSLIVKAVALLLIIPGWLTLWIAILADMGATLLVTLNGLRLLRTKE
- a CDS encoding class I SAM-dependent methyltransferase, which gives rise to MLPDHINIVGIDISEGMLARAKEKRPNAETQLMLMNAEQLDFKNESFDVVVLHLILSVVEHPNQALMEALRVVKQDGRILIFDKFLPNGQNPSIVRKLFNIFSTTIGTDINRNFGEISKGVPFRTITNERSISGGYRIIVLAKSE